The Salegentibacter mishustinae genomic interval CATTGTTTTCGCTGCAATCCACCGGCATAACCGGTTAGGGAACCGTCACTGCCAATTACACGATGGCAGGGAACTACCACCCAAAGTGGGTTTTTTCCATTGGCTGAAGCTACTGCCCTTATTGCTTTTTCATCACCTAATTTCCTGGAAAGATCGAGGTAGCTACAGGTTTTTCCGAAAGGAATTTCGTTAAGTGCTTTCCAAACTTTTTGCTGAAAAGCAGTTCCTTGCGGATTTAATTTTAAACTGAATTCTTCCAGTTCTCCGTTAAAATAATCGTTTAATTGTTGAAACGCCGACTGAAGAAAATCGGGAATTTCTGTTGAAGTTGGGATTTTTTCATCCAGAATATGGATGGCCGAAACCCCCTCTTGATCTCCGCTAATTCTGGCTGTTCCCAGTGGAGTTTTCAGAAATATCTGATTTTTCGTCTTCGTTTTCTTCATTGTCTCTCCTTTGAATTAACCCAAGGCGTTTAGCTCTTTTTTCCCAATTTTGGCGGGCCAGCATTTGCATATCTTCAATACTATCGCTTTCGTCCATTATTTCAAGCCCCAACAAAGTTTCAATAATATCTTCCATGGTTACCAGGCCAACGGTATTTCCAAATTCGTCTACGATCATGGAAATATGCCCTCTTTTTTGAACAAAATTCTCAAAAAGTTCGGGGATTGGAGTGTCCTCAGCACTCATAAAAATATCTCTTTTTAGTGTGCTCAAAGGTTCAGCACCTTTATCGTCTATCATTTCCTCCAACACATCATCTTTTAAAATAAAACCGGTAACATTGTTGGTTTGGTTTTTATAAACGGGAATCCTGGAAAACTTAAGATTTTTATGAGTTCGGTGAAATTCTTCTATGCTGGTATCTTCATTTTCAATAATCGCCACAGAATATGGCGTCATTACATCTTTTGCCTTAACCGATTTAAATACAAGTAGGTTTTTAATAACCGTGGTTTCACTTTCGTCAAAAACGCCTTCTTCTTCGGCAGCATCGGTAATTGCAGCAAATTCTTCGCGGTTCATAGAAGAAACGTGAGCCGATTTCCCTATTAGTTTTGTAGTGAGCATCATCAACCAAAGTATACCGGTATACCTAAGCGGGAAAATCATTATTTTAAGTGCTTTAGCAGTGAAATTTCCTAAAGCCTGCCAGTAAGTTGCGCCTATGGTTTTTGGGATTATTTCTGAAAGAATAAGAATAGCCACCGTCATAACTGCGGAAACTATACCAACAGCATTACCGCCATCGCCATAGATTTTTTCGGCCTGTACACCTACTAAAATTGCTCCAACGGTATGCGAAATGGTGTTTACCGTTAATATTGCAATTAGTGGTTTGTCTATATCTTGTTTAAAATTTGCCAGGGTCTTGGCATATGCTTTTCCTTCCTTATTTTTTATTTTGATATAAGAAGGGGTTACGCTCAATAAAGCTGCTTCCAAAATTGAACACATAAAAGAAAAGAAAATGGAAAGAACAGCAAATAAAATTAGTAATCCCATATTGGTTTTTAGGCTTGTTTGAAATACTAATTTAAAGATAATTCCTGCAAACAGATGCAAAGAAATGATAAAACATAAAAAACAGCCCCGATAGATTAAAATCGAGGCTGAATAAGAGTGGC includes:
- a CDS encoding methylated-DNA--[protein]-cysteine S-methyltransferase, translating into MKKTKTKNQIFLKTPLGTARISGDQEGVSAIHILDEKIPTSTEIPDFLQSAFQQLNDYFNGELEEFSLKLNPQGTAFQQKVWKALNEIPFGKTCSYLDLSRKLGDEKAIRAVASANGKNPLWVVVPCHRVIGSDGSLTGYAGGLQRKQWLLNHENNTSQLSMF
- a CDS encoding CNNM domain-containing protein; this translates as MGLLILFAVLSIFFSFMCSILEAALLSVTPSYIKIKNKEGKAYAKTLANFKQDIDKPLIAILTVNTISHTVGAILVGVQAEKIYGDGGNAVGIVSAVMTVAILILSEIIPKTIGATYWQALGNFTAKALKIMIFPLRYTGILWLMMLTTKLIGKSAHVSSMNREEFAAITDAAEEEGVFDESETTVIKNLLVFKSVKAKDVMTPYSVAIIENEDTSIEEFHRTHKNLKFSRIPVYKNQTNNVTGFILKDDVLEEMIDDKGAEPLSTLKRDIFMSAEDTPIPELFENFVQKRGHISMIVDEFGNTVGLVTMEDIIETLLGLEIMDESDSIEDMQMLARQNWEKRAKRLGLIQRRDNEENEDEKSDISENSTGNSQN